The Collimonas sp. PA-H2 genome contains a region encoding:
- a CDS encoding MFS transporter, whose product MSPAPTAINTDPPPASWADLLSGRNALRSLTLAGGIGMHATNVYIVTTILPSVVKDIGGLEYYAWATSLFVVASIIAAGLASRLTEWLGYRAACLLALLVFSIGSAGCALAPHMVWLLLARTIQGFGGGVLVALSYAMIRVVFAPPLWSRAMALMSGMWGISTLSGPAIGGIFAQAGSWRGAFWSLLPAAVILALLVQFTLKIPAETRSEDKPGSVPITKILLLAAAVLSVSAASLFRSTILNIGGIVFGIALIGLIAWLEQRGGAGKTRLLPSDAFSLRSRIGALYATMILMILGLTTEIYVPYFLQVIQGHSPLLAGYLTGIMSCGWTLAALLFSSYGGARAQFVMKAGPLVVIAALLALSFMLPSTAALDSYGLLPLCIALILVGFGIGMGMPHLMASILSSARPDEGSLAAYSLTTVQLFATAIGAALAGMATSLAGLADPGGLPGAANAAQWLFICFAAAPLLAFFTVRQALRLKAPATAAPGAIHDDQPGQHNQHDRPLQEPLP is encoded by the coding sequence ATGTCGCCTGCACCTACCGCCATCAACACCGATCCGCCGCCGGCCAGCTGGGCCGACCTGCTGTCGGGACGCAACGCCCTGCGCTCGCTGACGCTGGCCGGCGGCATCGGCATGCATGCCACCAACGTCTATATCGTCACCACCATCCTGCCGTCGGTAGTGAAAGATATCGGTGGCCTGGAATACTATGCCTGGGCCACCTCGCTGTTCGTGGTGGCTTCCATCATCGCCGCCGGCCTGGCCTCGCGCCTGACGGAATGGCTGGGCTACCGCGCCGCCTGCCTGCTGGCCTTGCTGGTGTTTTCCATCGGCTCGGCCGGTTGCGCGCTGGCGCCGCACATGGTGTGGCTGCTGCTGGCGCGCACTATCCAGGGCTTCGGCGGCGGCGTGCTGGTGGCGCTGTCCTACGCCATGATCCGGGTGGTGTTTGCGCCGCCTTTATGGTCGCGCGCCATGGCTTTGATGTCGGGCATGTGGGGCATATCCACCCTGTCCGGCCCGGCTATCGGCGGCATCTTTGCCCAGGCCGGCAGCTGGCGCGGCGCCTTCTGGTCGCTGTTGCCGGCGGCTGTCATACTTGCGCTGCTGGTGCAGTTCACATTGAAAATCCCGGCGGAAACACGTTCCGAAGACAAACCGGGCAGCGTTCCCATCACCAAGATATTGCTGCTGGCGGCTGCGGTGCTGTCGGTGTCGGCGGCCAGCCTGTTCCGCAGCACAATATTGAATATCGGCGGCATCGTCTTTGGCATTGCCTTGATCGGGCTGATCGCCTGGCTGGAGCAACGCGGCGGTGCAGGAAAAACGCGCTTGCTGCCCAGCGACGCATTTTCCCTGCGCAGCCGCATCGGCGCCCTGTACGCCACCATGATACTGATGATCCTGGGACTGACCACTGAGATCTACGTGCCGTATTTCCTGCAAGTGATCCAGGGCCACTCGCCGCTGCTGGCCGGCTACCTGACCGGCATCATGTCCTGCGGCTGGACCCTGGCAGCCCTGCTTTTCTCCAGCTACGGCGGCGCCCGCGCGCAATTCGTCATGAAGGCCGGACCGCTGGTGGTGATTGCCGCCCTCCTGGCGTTGTCGTTCATGCTGCCGTCGACCGCCGCGCTGGACAGCTACGGCCTGCTGCCGCTGTGCATCGCATTGATACTGGTCGGCTTCGGCATCGGCATGGGCATGCCGCATCTGATGGCCAGCATATTGAGCAGCGCGCGTCCCGACGAAGGCAGCCTGGCCGCGTATTCACTAACCACAGTGCAACTGTTTGCGACCGCCATCGGCGCCGCCCTCGCCGGCATGGCGACTTCGCTGGCCGGCTTGGCCGACCCAGGCGGTTTGCCGGGAGCGGCAAATGCGGCACAATGGCTATTCATCTGTTTTGCGGCGGCGCCATTGCTGGCGTTTTTCACGGTGCGCCAGGCCTTGCGCCTGAAAGCGCCGGCAACTGCGGCGCCGGGCGCCATCCACGACGATCAACCCGGCCAGCACAATCAACACGATCGGCCACTACAGGAACCTCTGCCATGA